The segment CTAGATTGGTACCAGAGATTAGGGGCTTCAGTTCTTTGTGTAGACCAGAGAAGGCGGGGGTGGTCTCCTTGGAGCAGAGTCGGTTAAGAGAGGATTTGACAGAAGTGTTCAAAGTTATGGAAGAATTACAAacagtagataaggagaaactgtttgaactgtcagaatggttgttaaccaggggacacaggtttaaggtcatTGGTAAAGGAaccagaggggagaggaggaaaaTTTTATTTACGCAGCAAGTTTTTAAATAATTCTTCTGTGGGATGTAGGTGTTGCCAaccagaccagcatttgttgcctatctctaattgcccttgaactgcttgttaggccatttccggggacagttaagagtcaaccacatcgatGTGGGCCTGGattcacatttaggccagaccaggtaaggacagcagatttccttccctaaaggacattagtgaaccaggtgggttttgcaacaattgataattgttgtcatggtcaccattactgagactggtttTATATTAGacatttattagttgaatttaagcTTCACCGGCTGCTGTGGGTGTATGTATTACGAGTGCAGTGACATAACCATTACACCACCATTACGATCTGGAAGATGTTGCCCGAaagagtgatggaagcagattcaatagtaactttcgacaaagaattggataaacacttgaaaagaAATGGTTTGCAGGGCTGTTTGGGGAAGAGCAGGTAAAGACACAATGGGCCTGTGCTGTATGGTTCTGTGGAAAGGTTTATGTCTGGAGAGGATTTCCTTGTTTCTCAGCTCCATATGGATATGCAACGTAGTGACATTGCCCATTCCTGTTTTGCAATTTGAGGCTCCAGGTTTAAGCCAGACACCAAATTCAGATGGTATTTCCAATGATAGaaagcagttctgttgaagtgtcatgaggactcgaaacgtcaactcttttcttctccgccgaagttgccagacctgctgagtttttccaggtaattctgtttttgtgatagaAAGCAGGCGTCCGGCAGAGCCAattctttttttttcaattattaGCTTGTGTTTTAAACAGAAGTTTTCAACGGGAGCTGTTCCCGCTATTGTGTGCCTCCTTTGCAGCATTGTGTCATAAATCACCTCAAGGGATGCTaaaaaacaaaatctgacaccaagtcACACAAAGAGGTATGAGGGCAGGCGcctgaagcttggtcaaagagagagattttAATTTCAGGACACACAGCCCACCAGAGCAGGACCTTATTGCTTTCACTGTACCCAGATTGAACTGTTTACTTTGAAAGAACGGCTTCTGTCTATGCAGGGtcttcacagcctcaggacattcCAGACACCTGCCAATAACAAAGttttaaaactcagcaggtctggcagcatctgcggagagggacacagttaatgtttggagtccgtatgacccttcaacagaactaaggaaaattccgatgaagggtcatacggactcgaaacgttaaccgtgtccctctccgcagatgctgtcagacctgctgagttttttccagctatatttgtttttgtttcagatttccaggatccgcagtattttgcttttaacaaagttttaatgtagggaatgcagcttgtgcacagcaagctcccacacacagcagtaAGATGAATGACTGGattatttgtttttgtgatgttgcttgagaggtaaatattggccaggacgttgggcatttggtgggggggtgtgaggggtgggggcggggtgagggaggtgggggggtgaggtgagggcggggaggtggggggggtgtgaggggtgggggtgggttgggggaggtagggggtgggggaggtgggagcggggaggtggggtcggggtgggggaggtgggggtcggggtgggggaggtggggggcaggttgggggaggtgggagcgTGGGaaggtgggggtcggggtggggtaggtgggagcggggaggtggggggcggggtgggggaggtgagggcgggaaggtgggggcagggttggggaggtgggggttggggtgggggaggtgggagcggggaggtggggggcggggtggggggcggggtgggggaagtgAGGGCGggaaggtggggggcagggttggggaggtgggggttagggtgggggaggtgggagcggggtgggggaggtggcggaGTGGGGGGACTCTCTGTTCTTCAAACAGTGTCGTGGAATGTTTTATGCCCACTTGGGATGGCAACTCTGACAAAGCGGCAACTCTGACAAAGCAGCACCTCTTCAGtcctgcactgacatgtgagccTAGGTTTTGCACCCAAGTAACTGGTGTGGAAGTCAAAGCAGCACCCTTCTGACTCGGAGTTCCAGAGCCATTGCTGAAAGAGGAGAAATGCGCATCAGCAGTCACATCGAGGTACTGGGATtgtttcacaactcctcaggAGCTACCTATCAGATGTTGCAGTGTTAAATGGTTGCCAAATCATACTGGAATGCCCATTGTGTGTTCTCAGTGGGTGAGACTCCACAGAAGGAATGCGAAGCAAGACAATGAGCATTTGTGTCTTTAGTTCTTTCTCCTTGTGACTGGCTTCTTTTTACTCAATATCCTTTCTGTAAACGGTCTTAAAGGTGGACTGAGTTAGCTGCGCAGCACTGCCTTTTATTATTCATGCATTCTTGCAAACGGCCATTCAATACCACATATTCACTTCTTGTCAGTTAGCAATCTTATCAGTCATTTCACCCAGAATGATTATTCGTGGCATTCAATGTAAAGACTTAGCAGCTAATCGCGGTAAGGGAAGTAACGCTTGTGGCTACCTTGAGAAGCCAGTCAGCTTGTGTGTTGATTCATACGTTGAGAAAGGTCTGTGTGAATTGCAGAAGACTGGTCTCAAAGCAAGCTGGACAGCCATTGCAGCAGAGGACCTGTTGTCTCCTCTCTGACTGACCTTTTGCACTGCAGTATCCTTCCCTCCTCGTGCCTCCTTTCTGCtgagaaatgttttttttatctTTTGACAGGAtcgagaaagtgacagagaacaACACGACGGTCAAGAAAGTGCCGATTAAGATAGTCTGTTCGGAAAGCCAGACAGAGAAGGAAAGTCGGCACAACCTCCTGAACAACGTGGACCTCATTGGCTTCGGCAACAAAGAGCAGCTGCAAAGCATCGGGACCTGCGAGCATCCTTATTCACTCTTTGCCGCGTACTCCAGACAGGAGCCAGAGCCACAGTGGGTCAGGAAGACCAGTCTGAGCATCGCACAGTCTGAAGTGGCAGCAAGCAGCTCGAGGGAGAACAAGGAACTCTCTCCTGTGCCCAGCCACGTGAAAACTAGAGAGAAGAGCGTCGAGGACATCAAATCCGAGGAATTGGTGAAGGAGATTGTTGACAAAGATCGATCCCTGGCTGATATTTTGTCTCCTAATTCTAAAATGAAGACCACAATGGATTTGATGGAAGGGATATTCCCCAAAGATGACactttcttgcaggaagcacagcaacgCAGGAAGCTGCTTCCTAGTCGATCTTTCTCGCCCAAGACTGCAGAGGAAAGGTAAGGACATTGTTTAAGAGTAAGCAGCTAGGAAAATTCACATGGAGGTGTCTGCCCAGGGTTCTCAGCTCAGTGGAATTCATTAATGTAGCATTTGCAGTTCTTCCCTGTTTGGAGTTTtagggatgtaggcattgctggcaagactggaatttattggccatccctcaTTGTCCTGAGAAGCTGACCTTCTGGAACCATTGAGTAGCAGGTTTAGTATAACCACTTCAGAAGGTAGAGAAGAGTCAGCCACGTTCTCTATAAAACTCACTGCTCAGCCCCAATTTTCCACAGACACTGGCATGTGCCTGACCTCAATTCTTAGGGCTGTTTGGCTCCTACACCTTCCCATCAGGGCTACAGCAAACCAGTAAAAATTTGCCCAGCATAAGATTGCAAAGCGCTCAGCCCTTGGCCATTAGAGGCTCAGTCAGTTGAGAAGAAAGCCAGCAGTGTGCTCCTGCTGATGGTACATGAATGGAGGTCACTTTATTTGATGAAATTTGGCATGCGGTGCTTTAGTGCTTATTATAGGATGTGTCTCTGACCAGGGAAGAAGAGATTATGCCCATTGGAGTCTCTCTCACCACGAGCTCAACTTACTACAGCACATCTGCACCGAAGGCTGAGCTGCTGAATAAGATGAAGGATATGCAGCAGCAGATGGAGGAAGAAGAGGACTCCGAAGATGAACTCAATCATGACCTTACAGAAAAGAAGGTAATTCATCTGGTAATTCATTCAACCTAAGGAATCGAGGTACTGAGGGGCACTGCCCTGTAGTACCTGGCCTCTGCTTAGTATAGAATGCAACTGCTAAACTGCCTTAGATATAGCTGGCTTAGATCCAGCAATGACTGTCACACTTATTGGAATGCTTGTGGCTCCTAATGTGTTCTTCATTTGTAATGCTCATTTGTAAGAGCTCTCTGAAATGTCGTGGCATGATGCTGCATCTTTGTTTAAAATGGGAGGCGATGTTTAAAATGGGAGGTGATGTTCCCCTTGGAATGGAGCCATATACACAGAGCAGAATCTATATCACTACTTTTTAAAGAGCTGTTTATTTTCTTCAGTTGCAATCGCAGTGAGCGACCTCAAGTTGTTTTAAAATTATCTTATTTACACAGAATTtattgcacaggaacaggccattcagcccaacgaaGCCCATGTTTATGCTATACATGAGCTCCTCCCAtttcaccctatcaacatatccttcgattcctttctccttcatgctcTTATCTAGCTCAGTCTTAAATGCATCTCTGCTATTTGCCTCACTACTCTATATGGTAGAGAGTTCCACGTTCTgcaaaatcccagtctatccCTTGAAGATGAGAGCTGGTATCTTCTTAGAACTTAGAAGGTGCCTTTGGAGGGGGCAGGATAAATGCACAGAGTTTCTTTGGGCTGCAGCTAGTGCCAGGAGAACCTGATTGATAACAAAAATCTGGTATGAAGTCTACATGACTTGCTGTAGGTCAGAGCTGGGATATGTAGTGGGCAGCTACTGATTGCTTTGGTATTTTGTGTAACTGGCTACACTCTAGCAGTGACTTCATGAATTGCTAGGGGACCCAAAGTCTTTGCCTCTCCATCTGAACTAGGAAGTTGGTAAGGGTATTACTGTAGGCTGCGTGATGGGGAAAGAGCAGCCCCACAGCTTGGTGTAGGTGTCACAGTAGCTTGAACTAGAGAGTCTTAAACCATGGCTCTTTGTTCATGCCAAACTTCTGACTGACCATACTAAAGGTTCAGTAAACTGTGGAATGCTGTCAGTCAGACTCTGTGGTCCATTGCTCTCCATAAAAATCACTGACTAGCCACAGGTTTGGATACAGAGCCACAGTTTTAGCCACATGCACTCATTTTAGCAGAAAACCCCGTACACACAATCACATTCTGCAGGTAAATGTGCTCCATGTGTGTATTTAAACATTGAGCCAGGGAATAAGGCACTCACAACAGTCAAAAAAACAGCCCAGCACTCTGCTTTTCATTTCAACCTTTTACCAAAAGAAGGGTTAAAATTCATATGCACACACCATGCAAATATGAATATGAGATCATAATCCattatttgttatttatttattaatcaCAAATGCAATTAGCCACACCTGGAGCCACATTACCTACATGTGGCCTGTGGTGAATGTATTGATGTAACAAAGGTCTACAAACCAGCGTCTCCACAGGTCTGAAGTGTGTAAATTTGTAAACTAAGTGAGTTCTTTTTCATAATGCCACTGATTAAAACTAGGATTGAGGCAAGGATCGATCTGTTTCCAGGAGGGTTCTTTATTCCAGTTTTTCTACTGCCAAGTTCCATTTGCAGAAACTAAGAACTTCTGTGTGGTTAGCAGCCAAAGAATCCACTTTCTTCCTTTTCACACCCAATCACTGCTGCATCATAACAGCAAGTTATGTACAGCCATAGTCTTAGGCTATTAAACATGTGACTTTAGTGAGGGCTCACAATGAAAATCCATGAAAAAAGAGGGGTCCAAGATCAAGTGTAGACAGCCTGAGATTGTGGGAAGATTGGCTCTGCAGTGCGGTGTTTCTGAAAATCCTGGGGGTCTTTTTACCAATTTTGCTCAGCAGAATAAAGTCTTGTTTTGGTCCCACAGCAAGAGCTGATTGACAGCATAAGCAAGAAGCTGCAGGTGCTGCGTGAGGCCCGAGAAAGCCTACAGGATGACATACAGGCCAACAATCTCCTAGGTGACGAGGTGGAGGCCTTCGTCAAAGAGGTCTGCAAACCCAACGAGTTCGACAAGTTCCGAATGTTCATTGGGGATCTGGACAAAATAGTCAACCTGCTGCTGTCCCTTTCTGGTCGGCTGGCCAGAGTAGAGAATGCCCTCAACACCTTGGAGGAGAGTGCCTCTCCGGACGAGCGGGTATGTGGTTTTGTGTCTTCCCTCATTGTTCAAGACTTTGCCACCTAACAAGAGAGGCCACACAAAAGCATCAGTGTCATTATTTAGTGTAGTGTTTATGATACTGGGCTAGTCAGCCGGGGGTTAGGCTGATAAGTCACGAAATGTCAGTTCCCACCCCAGTATGGTAGTTTGagtatttgaattcagtttacaaAACCTGGAAATGAACAGTTAGGATCAGTAAAAATGATCATGAAGCCATTAAATTGTTGAAAGGGTCAATTGATTCATTAAATGCTCTTGAGGAAGGGAAGCTGCCGTTCTTGCCCAGTCTGACATGTATCTGACTTCAGTCCCACTCAACTTCCCTCTGAAGGGGCCTTTGACTTATTACAAAGGAGGATGCTCACCATCAGCTGAGAGCAAcatggaatacacaataaatatcAGCCATGCCGTTACTATGTGCTGTTCTGGTTCTGGTcatggtcacctcattacagaaagggtgtgattgcacttagtgagggtacagaggagatttacaaggatgttgctagGACTGTGAggcaagattggataggctggggttgttctccttggaacagagaaggatgaggggagatttgattgagatgtacaaaattgtgaggggcctggatagaggggatgggaagggcctattaacttagcagagaggtcagtgactcaGCGGCATagctttaaagtgattggtagaaagattagaggggagatgaggaaaaatcttttctcccagagggttgtagtGGTCTGAACTCACTGAAAggatagtagaggcagaaaccctcaactcatttaaaagatgtcTGGATGTGCACCTGAAGTTCTGTAACCTGCAGAGCTACGGACCAAGTGCTGGGAAGTGGGGTGAGGCTGGGTAGCACGTTTATCAGCTGGTGCAGGCAGGATGGGCCGAGTGGTCTCTTTTTGTGCCGTATACTTCCTATGATTCTATGCCAGTGACACCTTCAAAGTCTGATCACTTAGAAAACAATCTGTACTTGCTATGTGCAGCGATCTGACCCACCTCATAATCATTAAGTTCAGCTCCTGAATGGAATAATTTGCACTGCTAACAGAACTATTACCAAATATTAAATAATAACTCCACTTATTCCAGAGACCTATCCATACTTTGTATTCCAGGCACCTAAGTGCACGTAACCATGACATTGAAAGTAATTGTTTCATTTTAGTCGTATATTATGGAGAAAAGATGACGATGGTTCTagaaccacaaacagcaaagactgAAAGAGATGGACATTTTTGGACAGAGATTCCTAACCCTGGTGTCCTTGCAGATTCACTGGTCAATGCTGGCTATCAGAATGAAGAAGatgaaagaacttacatttatatagttccTTTTGCCATTCTGAAACATTTTAAAACCAATGAAATTCTTTTTTCATCACGGTTTGTAATGTGGTGAACCGtagctgccaatttgcacacagcaagatcccagcaaCAGCAGTGAAATAATGACCAGaccatctgttttggtgatgttggatgAGAGAGAAATATTGGCTAGTGCACTAGGAAGAACTTGCCTGCTCTTGCTAATGCCATATGACCTTTTACAtttacctgagaggacagactgagccttgggtttaacatctcatccaaaagatgcacccctgacagtgcagcactccctcaatgctgcactggactgacagcctggattttgtgaggAGCTCTCCgttgtggggcttgaacccatgaccgtTTGACTCAGATGTGAGGATTCTAACAACTGAAACAAAAATGGTGCCTAAAGTCCAAGGCTGTCCTGAACTCCGAGTTAATTATGTATAGTACCCAGGGAGGAGCTCATCCACATAGACCAGGAATACCTCAGCTCCAAGGAGAATAATCAGTCAGGGATCCTACTCCTGAACATTATCCATTGATTTTTGCTAGAGAACCCACGTGTGAGGATTCTGGAGATGCCTTTCCTGGTTGAATGGCCTGCTGACACACTAACTGGTGTGAGGTAGTATAAACCAAGCATCACCCCAACAAACAGCGGCACCTACTTGAGAGTATAACCAGAATCACATCCTTAACGGGGAGCTGATTTTGGAACAAG is part of the Carcharodon carcharias isolate sCarCar2 chromosome 18, sCarCar2.pri, whole genome shotgun sequence genome and harbors:
- the shroom2a gene encoding protein Shroom2 isoform X4; this encodes MLSGHRYPGADGDELERKPELDHRQACPENQTLSTYWATGEDLVWAEEKLAAASRRKGAAPPKTDKNGQQGLPCSGTAPVPEPTQVPPDPLCVGTTEAPTGSTELPPRSAAGGDNSSQGPQPGDRSRDAHFGKVPLKEDNNKSSAFHFIPKLPMDVSRSPSPQFAPQKLTDKPPLTVEDDDLARIEKVTENNTTVKKVPIKIVCSESQTEKESRHNLLNNVDLIGFGNKEQLQSIGTCEHPYSLFAAYSRQEPEPQWVRKTSLSIAQSEVAASSSRENKELSPVPSHVKTREKSVEDIKSEELVKEIVDKDRSLADILSPNSKMKTTMDLMEGIFPKDDTFLQEAQQRRKLLPSRSFSPKTAEEREEEIMPIGVSLTTSSTYYSTSAPKAELLNKMKDMQQQMEEEEDSEDELNHDLTEKKQELIDSISKKLQVLREARESLQDDIQANNLLGDEVEAFVKEVCKPNEFDKFRMFIGDLDKIVNLLLSLSGRLARVENALNTLEESASPDERRTLTQKQKLLTRQHEDAKELKENLDRRERVVFDILSSYLTDELLQDYEHFVKMKSALIIEQRELEDKIKLGEEQLKCLLESLPLDGKPK